The Lycium ferocissimum isolate CSIRO_LF1 chromosome 10, AGI_CSIRO_Lferr_CH_V1, whole genome shotgun sequence genome window below encodes:
- the LOC132034278 gene encoding nuclear cap-binding protein subunit 2-like, producing the protein MASLFKDLAKISAYRDRRFPGTQEEFEDALLKSTTVYVGNLSFYTTEEQVYELFSRGGEIKKIVMGLDENSKTPCGFCFIMYYSRDDTEDSAKYISGTILDDRPIRVDFDWGFQEGRQWGRGRSGGQVRDEYRTDYDPGRGGYGKLVRKELEAQRQLVDYGTRSLGAYPPVMPPPHYGRHGGNHGHGGGSYRHGRDFHRKRHREDDHHRSDYSKRSYDCESQRTSDQESRREKNPRFRESGDSDEEDDDDRKRHI; encoded by the exons ATGGCTTCTCTGTTCAAG GATTTAGCCAAGATTTCAGCATATAGGGATAGAAGGTTTCCAGGAACACAAGAAGAATTTGAAGATGCTTTGTTAAAGTCGACAACTGTTTATGTGGGGAACTTGTCCTTCTACACAACAGAGGAGCAAGTATATGAGCTGTTCTCTCGTGGTGGAGAGATTAAAAAGATAGTGATGGGATTGGATGAGAATTCCAAAACTCCTTGTGGATTCTGCTTTATAAT GTACTACTCTAGAGATGACACTGAAGACTCTGCCAAATATATCAGTGGGACAATTCTTGATGATCGCCCTATCCGTGTGGATTTTGATTGGGGATTTCAAGAAGGTAGGCAATGGGGCCGTGGTAGGAGTGGTGGACAG GTACGCGACGAATATCGTACCGACTATGATCCAG GTCGAGGTGGTTATGGAAAATTAGTCCGAAAGGAATTGGAAGCACAAAGGCAGCTTGTGGATTATGGAACAAGATCACTGGGCGCGTACCCACCAGTTATGCCACCACCTCACT ATGGTAGACATGGCGGAAACCATGGTCATGGAGGAGGCTCTTATCGACATGGTAGAG ACTTTCATCGCAAGCGACACAGGGAAGATGACCACCATCGGTCAGATTATTCAAAGAGGAGTTATGACTGTGAATCTCAGAGAACCTCTGATCAGGAATCCAGACGG GAGAAGAATCCACGTTTCCGTGAGAGTGGTGATTCTGATgaagaggatgatgatgataggaAGCGGCATATATAG